A stretch of bacterium DNA encodes these proteins:
- a CDS encoding molybdopterin-guanine dinucleotide biosynthesis protein MobB, whose translation MARLEEALGRLLAAAVPLSAESVPAADAAGRVAAEDVRATAPVPHFARAAMDGYLCHDADVRGASPDRPVVLRLTGGVRMGEGPEGGPARGEAWAITTGAPMPPRGDRVVPVEMVRRQGDDVQIAQSPGRKTHISPPGELIREGAALIAAGEVVGPTAAGALAACGLGTVSVYRRPRVAVVATGDELVEATDGAAAPPPGRVFNSNAVTLRGLLRAAGCEVDYRGIVRDAPDDMRRIFAALRDAYDVVLSTGGVSIGRYDAVHRTWLDLGAQRIVGRVDLKPGGPFFTGRFAASWAVGLSGTPVACLAAFHLLARPFLLRLGGRRRVIRPLEDAALAVGFSRPAEEARALWARIVPTPTGLPSAEILYGDAAGTVGALLGANALVLIPPGTPPLPSGTPVSALRLDRDEDRDRLILPPVHPGPLVIGIVGASGSGKTIVIVDLIQRLVADGIRAVAVKHAAHGYDADREGSDSARMVEAGARVVVLAGPVETVLRIAAPAAHPGGAVALAAAAAERVWGKPPDLVLVEGFTHPADPVIQVGQQKPGAASGEVLVSIPALPGMNAEARADELRRVRDAVLARMGAGTAPRPIN comes from the coding sequence GTGGCGCGACTCGAAGAGGCGCTCGGCCGGTTGCTGGCGGCGGCGGTGCCGCTGTCGGCGGAATCCGTCCCGGCCGCGGACGCGGCCGGGCGGGTCGCGGCGGAAGACGTTCGCGCCACCGCCCCTGTGCCGCACTTCGCCCGCGCGGCGATGGACGGATACCTGTGTCACGACGCAGACGTTCGCGGGGCATCCCCCGATCGGCCCGTCGTCCTCCGCCTCACCGGCGGGGTCCGGATGGGGGAGGGACCGGAGGGCGGGCCGGCCCGCGGGGAGGCCTGGGCGATCACGACCGGCGCGCCGATGCCCCCTCGCGGCGACCGGGTGGTCCCCGTGGAAATGGTGCGGCGCCAGGGCGATGACGTGCAGATCGCGCAGTCCCCCGGTCGGAAGACGCATATCTCCCCACCCGGAGAGCTGATTCGAGAGGGGGCTGCGCTGATCGCCGCGGGCGAGGTGGTGGGACCGACCGCGGCGGGCGCGCTGGCCGCGTGCGGGTTGGGCACGGTGTCGGTGTACCGGCGTCCTCGGGTCGCGGTGGTGGCGACGGGCGATGAGTTGGTTGAGGCGACCGATGGGGCGGCGGCCCCGCCGCCGGGACGGGTGTTCAACAGCAACGCGGTGACCCTGCGGGGCCTGCTCCGCGCCGCGGGGTGTGAGGTCGACTACCGGGGCATCGTCCGCGACGCGCCCGACGATATGCGCCGGATCTTCGCCGCGCTGCGCGATGCATACGATGTGGTCCTCTCCACCGGGGGCGTGTCCATCGGCCGGTACGACGCGGTCCACCGCACCTGGCTCGACCTCGGAGCCCAGCGGATTGTGGGGCGGGTGGACCTCAAGCCCGGCGGCCCTTTCTTTACCGGTCGCTTCGCCGCGTCGTGGGCCGTCGGACTCTCGGGGACGCCGGTGGCCTGCCTCGCGGCGTTCCACCTCCTGGCACGCCCGTTTCTGTTGCGGTTGGGGGGAAGGCGTCGGGTGATCAGGCCGCTCGAGGACGCCGCGTTGGCCGTCGGGTTTTCCCGTCCGGCGGAAGAGGCGCGCGCGCTGTGGGCGCGGATCGTCCCCACACCGACGGGGCTTCCCTCGGCGGAGATCCTGTACGGCGATGCCGCCGGGACGGTCGGCGCGCTCCTCGGCGCCAACGCCCTTGTCCTGATCCCACCGGGGACTCCGCCTCTGCCGTCGGGAACCCCGGTCTCGGCGCTGCGGCTCGATCGCGATGAGGATCGCGACCGCCTGATCCTGCCCCCGGTCCACCCGGGACCGCTGGTGATCGGGATCGTTGGGGCATCCGGATCCGGGAAAACGATTGTGATCGTCGACCTGATTCAGCGGTTGGTCGCCGACGGGATCCGCGCCGTCGCCGTAAAGCACGCCGCACACGGGTACGACGCCGACCGCGAGGGAAGCGACAGCGCCCGCATGGTCGAGGCGGGCGCCCGCGTGGTTGTGCTCGCCGGGCCCGTGGAGACCGTCCTGCGCATCGCCGCGCCGGCGGCTCACCCCGGTGGGGCCGTCGCCCTGGCCGCCGCGGCCGCGGAGCGGGTCTGGGGGAAGCCCCCCGATCTTGTGCTCGTCGAGGGATTCACGCACCCCGCCGACCCCGTGATACAGGTGGGCCAGCAGAAACCGGGCGCCGCCTCGGGCGAGGTGCTCGTGTCGATCCCGGCGTTGCCGGGGATGAACGCGGAGGCACGGGCGGATGAGCTGCGGCGCGTGCGGGACGCGGTTCTGGCGCGAATGGGTGCGGGAACAGCGCCCCGGCCGATTAATTGA
- the fdhD gene encoding formate dehydrogenase accessory sulfurtransferase FdhD — translation MAIRTNRPEAAGREREPESPRTSTTRRRVAQVRADEVRLRDDQLAVEEPLEIRLYPGVGSPYVQVAVTMRTPGHDFELAAGFLYSEGIVEDAGQIDHINYCADHSLESTQRYNIVNVFLRPGVEVDTERLRRNFYTTSSCGVCGKASIEAIRVRGVRPAAPGLEVDADVVGRLGETLRGGQAIFDKTGGLHAAGLYDERGHLLAIREDVGRHNAVDKLVGHAVLNRSTPLHRCLLMVSGRASFEIVQKAAVAEIPVVAAISAPSSLACDVARTFGMTLIGFVRSDRFSVYCGAHRIRHRGQAITGID, via the coding sequence GTGGCGATTCGAACCAACCGGCCGGAGGCCGCGGGTCGCGAACGCGAGCCCGAGTCCCCCCGCACGAGCACGACACGACGCCGCGTGGCTCAGGTGCGGGCGGACGAGGTGCGCCTCCGTGACGATCAACTCGCGGTCGAGGAGCCCCTGGAGATCCGGCTGTACCCCGGCGTCGGATCCCCGTACGTCCAGGTTGCGGTGACGATGCGCACCCCCGGGCATGATTTCGAGCTGGCCGCGGGGTTCTTGTACAGCGAAGGGATCGTGGAGGACGCGGGACAGATCGACCACATCAATTACTGCGCCGACCACTCCCTCGAGAGTACGCAGCGCTACAACATCGTGAACGTCTTCCTCCGGCCCGGCGTCGAGGTCGATACCGAGCGCCTTCGGCGCAACTTCTATACCACCTCCAGCTGCGGGGTGTGCGGGAAGGCGTCGATCGAGGCGATCCGGGTCCGCGGCGTCCGCCCCGCCGCGCCCGGCCTCGAGGTGGACGCCGACGTCGTCGGGCGGTTGGGCGAGACGCTGCGCGGCGGGCAGGCGATCTTCGACAAGACCGGGGGCCTCCACGCCGCCGGCCTCTACGATGAGCGGGGGCACCTGTTGGCGATCCGCGAGGACGTCGGGCGCCACAACGCGGTGGACAAGCTCGTCGGCCACGCCGTGCTCAACCGGTCGACGCCGCTGCACCGCTGTCTTTTGATGGTCAGCGGACGGGCGAGCTTTGAGATCGTGCAGAAGGCCGCGGTCGCCGAAATCCCCGTCGTCGCGGCCATCTCCGCTCCGTCGAGCCTTGCCTGCGATGTGGCCCGGACATTTGGAATGACCCTGATCGGTTTCGTGCGGAGCGATCGGTTCTCGGTGTATTGCGGCGCGCACCGGATCCGGCACCGCGGGCAGGCGATCACGGGGATCGACTGA
- a CDS encoding FAD-dependent oxidoreductase, which produces MTLKVAIVGGGAIGSAIASFVAGHPKFSGEVCVVERDPSYKVASSALSGSAIRQQFSTPVNIELSRFGIAFLRTISADIGLREPGYLFLATGATLSTLQAVHRLQRQHGVEVALLEPKALSARFPWLSTEGIAAGSLGLSGEGWFDGYLLLQAFRRRAVALGVKYLTQEATGFVRTGGTVNAVVLGDGSRVPCDVAVNAAGPWAASIAAMLDIELPVRARRRTIFVFACRDAVPDCPLVIDPSGVYFRPEGAQFIGGTSPKEGEADPDDLPLEVDYTRFDEVIWPALARRVPVFQAVKVTGGWSGYYELNTLDHNGIVGPHPAFSNVFFANGFSGHGLQHAPGVGRGIAELIVDGGYRTLDLSPLSFDRILARRPLHELNVI; this is translated from the coding sequence ATGACACTCAAGGTCGCAATCGTGGGCGGGGGAGCGATCGGCAGCGCGATCGCGTCCTTTGTCGCCGGCCATCCGAAATTCTCCGGTGAGGTCTGCGTGGTGGAGCGGGACCCTTCGTACAAGGTGGCCTCCTCGGCCCTATCGGGAAGCGCGATCCGCCAGCAGTTCTCGACCCCGGTAAACATCGAGCTGTCTCGTTTCGGCATCGCGTTCCTCCGGACGATCAGCGCGGACATCGGCCTCCGCGAGCCTGGATACCTCTTCCTGGCCACCGGCGCGACGCTCTCGACGCTGCAGGCGGTCCACCGCCTGCAGCGGCAGCACGGGGTCGAGGTGGCGCTGCTCGAACCCAAGGCGCTGTCCGCCAGGTTCCCGTGGCTGTCGACGGAGGGGATCGCCGCCGGATCTCTGGGCCTCTCCGGCGAAGGGTGGTTCGACGGATACTTGTTGCTCCAGGCGTTCCGCCGCCGGGCGGTGGCGCTTGGCGTCAAATATCTGACTCAGGAAGCCACCGGGTTCGTGCGCACCGGTGGGACGGTGAACGCGGTCGTCCTCGGCGACGGGTCGCGGGTTCCCTGCGACGTCGCGGTCAACGCGGCGGGCCCCTGGGCGGCTTCCATCGCCGCGATGCTCGACATTGAGCTCCCCGTGCGGGCGCGGCGGCGGACGATCTTCGTATTCGCCTGCCGCGACGCCGTTCCCGACTGCCCGCTGGTCATCGACCCATCCGGGGTCTACTTTCGTCCCGAGGGCGCGCAGTTCATCGGGGGAACATCCCCCAAGGAGGGCGAAGCGGACCCGGATGATCTGCCGCTGGAAGTGGACTACACGCGCTTTGACGAGGTCATCTGGCCGGCGCTGGCCCGGCGCGTCCCGGTGTTCCAGGCGGTCAAAGTCACGGGGGGCTGGTCCGGGTACTACGAGCTGAATACGTTGGATCACAACGGAATCGTGGGCCCCCATCCCGCCTTCAGCAACGTGTTCTTCGCGAACGGCTTCAGCGGCCACGGGCTGCAACACGCCCCGGGGGTGGGACGGGGAATCGCGGAACTGATCGTCGACGGCGGATACCGCACGCTGGACCTCAGCCCGCTGTCGTTTGACCGGATCCTGGCTCGGAGGCCGCTGCACGAGCTCAATGTGATCTAA
- a CDS encoding acetamidase/formamidase family protein, translating into MKRLEPSPRTVHWGYFDASLAPVAEVVPGEVIHLRSVSGAPDDPVPSGWIPPEIPGIYAEVHDRGPGGHLLTGPIAVRGARPNHVLQVDILSVTLGAPYGYNTLAPLEGIFPEAIDRRDRQIIPIDRETGVATVPPGLTLPTRPFFGVIGVAPPIGWGRVDTAPPRCHGGNMDNKELVAGTTLFLPIWTEGALLSVGDGHAAQGDGEVNITAIETSLDGEFRLNIRSDFELALPVAVTPSHLIAMGFDASLDRAARIAVRSLLDLLVRFGGMAWRDAYRLASIAADLRVTQVVNGEKGIHVMLERMILEQLATPFPFVPRRSV; encoded by the coding sequence GTGAAGCGCCTAGAGCCATCGCCGCGCACCGTGCACTGGGGGTACTTTGACGCTTCGCTCGCGCCCGTCGCCGAGGTCGTCCCCGGAGAGGTCATCCACCTCCGCAGCGTCTCCGGCGCCCCCGACGATCCGGTCCCGAGCGGCTGGATCCCCCCCGAGATCCCCGGCATCTACGCCGAGGTCCACGACCGGGGCCCCGGCGGACACCTGTTGACCGGCCCCATTGCCGTGCGGGGGGCCCGGCCGAACCACGTCCTGCAGGTGGACATTCTATCCGTGACGCTGGGCGCACCCTACGGATACAATACCCTCGCTCCACTCGAAGGGATCTTCCCCGAGGCCATCGATCGGCGCGATCGTCAGATCATTCCCATCGATCGCGAGACGGGCGTGGCCACGGTCCCGCCGGGCCTCACGCTTCCGACTCGGCCCTTCTTCGGCGTCATCGGCGTGGCCCCGCCGATCGGCTGGGGGCGTGTGGACACCGCCCCGCCCCGATGCCACGGGGGAAACATGGACAACAAGGAGCTGGTTGCGGGGACGACGCTGTTTCTGCCCATCTGGACCGAGGGGGCGCTGCTGAGTGTGGGTGACGGGCACGCCGCGCAGGGGGATGGGGAGGTGAACATCACCGCGATCGAAACCTCGCTGGACGGGGAGTTTCGACTGAATATCCGTTCGGATTTCGAGCTCGCCCTGCCCGTTGCCGTGACACCGTCGCACCTGATCGCCATGGGCTTCGACGCGAGCTTGGACCGGGCGGCGCGCATCGCCGTGCGCTCGCTGCTCGACCTGCTCGTGCGGTTTGGAGGCATGGCGTGGCGCGACGCCTACCGCCTGGCCAGCATCGCCGCCGACCTGCGCGTCACCCAGGTGGTGAACGGCGAAAAGGGCATTCACGTCATGCTGGAGCGGATGATTCTGGAGCAGTTGGCGACGCCGTTCCCGTTTGTTCCGCGCCGGTCCGTCTAG
- a CDS encoding SPOR domain-containing protein has protein sequence MGRRIFSALPGVLTVCLVAVASAYLIAHPPARTTTAATTSGTAEPSIGPAAAPAGPPAPAPPAAALPPGVIANTPAVGIPESAPVPAPSEPKAAPAIPPSEPPPAIALPQPIAPTPPAPIVPEASPPASSQFHVQAGAFKIRGNAEDLVQQLRASHYPAAIINQGPLFLVWVGPGVDRPAAERLMKALQTDGFDAALSVSP, from the coding sequence GTGGGACGACGAATCTTCTCGGCCTTGCCAGGGGTCCTGACCGTGTGCCTGGTCGCGGTCGCCTCCGCATATTTGATCGCGCATCCGCCAGCCCGGACGACGACCGCCGCGACGACATCGGGCACGGCCGAACCGTCGATCGGCCCCGCAGCGGCCCCGGCGGGCCCCCCGGCACCTGCCCCACCCGCGGCCGCCCTTCCTCCCGGGGTGATCGCGAACACCCCCGCAGTGGGGATCCCGGAATCGGCTCCGGTCCCGGCCCCGTCGGAGCCCAAAGCGGCCCCGGCAATTCCCCCATCCGAACCCCCACCCGCGATCGCGTTGCCCCAGCCGATCGCTCCCACCCCCCCGGCCCCGATAGTGCCGGAGGCGAGCCCGCCGGCATCTTCCCAGTTTCACGTGCAGGCCGGGGCGTTCAAGATCCGGGGGAACGCGGAGGACCTTGTGCAGCAGCTCCGCGCCAGCCACTATCCCGCCGCGATCATCAATCAGGGGCCGCTGTTCCTCGTCTGGGTCGGCCCGGGGGTCGACCGCCCGGCGGCGGAGCGTCTGATGAAGGCGCTGCAAACCGACGGGTTCGACGCCGCCTTAAGCGTCTCGCCGTAA
- a CDS encoding OFA family MFS transporter produces MRSEGGFHVARDELPNRWGIAVAAVVMQLCLGAAYGWSVFNKPLIASEHWTITQTALNFTLAILFLGVGTVIGGLWQDRAGPRKVATTAGVLYGVSYMLAALAAKNHSLGGLYLSYGVLGGIGMGMGYICPVATLVKWFPDKRGLMTGVAVCGYGAGALVMSPIAAREIILYGVPATFLTLGIAYFILVIAAAQFYANPPAGWKPAGWEPRGAVAKAASTYNYEVAEAMSTPQFWVLWLILFCNVSAGIMVISQASPMAQEMVGLSPVAAAGIVGLISIFNGTGRVFWAWVSDMIGRRTVFIIMYAIQAVIFFLLPTLKDATTFSIAIAIIGLCYGGGFGSMPSFTADFFGPRKMGGIYGWILLAWGAAAIPSPILIARIRQATGHFESSLYIVAVFMVVVLIFPLIARKPAKAQPAVLSPAR; encoded by the coding sequence ATGCGATCAGAGGGGGGATTTCACGTGGCTCGGGACGAGCTTCCGAATCGATGGGGGATCGCCGTGGCCGCCGTCGTCATGCAGTTGTGCCTGGGGGCAGCCTACGGCTGGAGTGTCTTCAATAAGCCGCTGATTGCGAGTGAGCACTGGACGATCACCCAGACCGCACTGAATTTCACGCTCGCCATCCTCTTCCTCGGCGTAGGCACGGTGATCGGCGGCCTGTGGCAGGACCGCGCCGGCCCGCGCAAGGTGGCCACCACCGCCGGGGTCCTCTACGGGGTCAGCTACATGCTCGCCGCCCTTGCCGCAAAGAACCACTCGCTCGGCGGACTGTACCTCAGTTACGGCGTGCTGGGCGGGATCGGCATGGGCATGGGCTATATCTGTCCGGTGGCGACGCTGGTAAAGTGGTTCCCGGACAAGCGGGGCTTGATGACCGGGGTCGCCGTCTGCGGCTACGGGGCCGGGGCCTTGGTCATGAGCCCGATCGCCGCCCGCGAGATCATCCTCTACGGCGTCCCGGCGACCTTCCTCACGCTCGGGATCGCCTATTTCATCTTAGTGATCGCCGCGGCACAGTTCTACGCCAACCCCCCCGCCGGCTGGAAGCCGGCCGGGTGGGAACCGCGCGGAGCGGTGGCGAAGGCGGCCAGCACGTATAACTACGAGGTCGCCGAGGCGATGTCCACGCCCCAATTTTGGGTCCTGTGGCTGATCCTCTTCTGCAACGTCTCCGCGGGGATCATGGTGATCTCGCAGGCGTCGCCGATGGCGCAGGAGATGGTCGGCCTCTCCCCGGTGGCGGCCGCCGGCATCGTTGGACTGATCTCGATCTTCAATGGGACCGGCCGGGTCTTCTGGGCCTGGGTGTCGGACATGATCGGCCGAAGGACGGTCTTCATCATCATGTACGCGATCCAGGCGGTTATCTTCTTCCTCCTGCCCACGCTCAAGGACGCGACGACCTTCAGCATCGCGATCGCGATCATCGGCCTCTGCTACGGCGGCGGCTTCGGCAGCATGCCGTCGTTCACGGCCGACTTCTTCGGCCCGAGGAAGATGGGTGGAATCTACGGGTGGATCCTGCTGGCGTGGGGTGCCGCCGCCATCCCGTCGCCCATTCTGATTGCGCGGATCCGCCAGGCCACGGGGCACTTCGAGTCCTCCCTCTACATCGTCGCGGTGTTCATGGTGGTGGTGCTGATCTTCCCGCTGATCGCCCGCAAGCCCGCGAAGGCGCAGCCGGCGGTCCTCTCCCCGGCGCGGTGA
- a CDS encoding AzlD domain-containing protein, which produces MTETIVAMAVATYLTRLVGLLGAPIRGGWAVRALALVPVAAFAALTASSLELRTDTWFRWLVVGVGGWLSWRGVPVWACVGGGIALYVIGGPLFR; this is translated from the coding sequence ATGACTGAAACGATCGTCGCCATGGCCGTGGCCACCTACCTGACCCGTTTGGTCGGCCTCCTCGGCGCGCCGATCCGAGGCGGGTGGGCGGTTCGGGCCCTTGCGCTGGTGCCGGTGGCGGCGTTCGCCGCCCTTACGGCGTCGAGTTTGGAGCTCCGCACCGATACGTGGTTTCGCTGGCTCGTGGTCGGCGTCGGCGGGTGGCTCTCCTGGCGCGGGGTGCCGGTATGGGCCTGCGTGGGAGGTGGGATCGCCCTCTACGTCATCGGGGGGCCGCTCTTCAGGTGA
- a CDS encoding AzlC family ABC transporter permease has product MTDPPPRRRFGAGVVDALPLWLGVVPFGVVYAVVGRRAGLSAWEIQVMSLLVYAGGAQFTAVRLLAQGAPRSVLVVATALINLRHVLYGLSLAQPLREARPGLRGVVAFFLVDESYGLGTRAYLDGRGSVAYLLGAGISLYVAWNVGTALGAVVTAAVPDPRSAGLDLVFPLTFAALLAPLLRGPANRQAAAASFLAALVSVPRLPGGAGFVVATVLGMLCGLRAHD; this is encoded by the coding sequence GTGACCGATCCGCCGCCGCGCCGCAGATTCGGTGCGGGCGTCGTCGATGCGCTCCCCCTGTGGTTGGGGGTCGTCCCGTTTGGGGTCGTCTACGCGGTGGTGGGCCGCCGCGCTGGGCTCAGCGCGTGGGAGATCCAGGTGATGTCGCTGCTGGTGTACGCGGGGGGCGCGCAGTTCACCGCGGTGCGCCTGCTGGCCCAAGGGGCACCGCGGAGCGTCCTCGTGGTCGCCACCGCGCTGATCAACCTTCGCCATGTGCTCTACGGGCTGTCGCTCGCCCAGCCGCTCCGCGAGGCGCGGCCCGGCCTCCGCGGGGTGGTGGCCTTCTTCCTGGTGGACGAAAGTTACGGCCTCGGCACCCGCGCCTATCTCGACGGACGGGGAAGCGTGGCCTACCTGTTGGGCGCGGGGATCTCCCTCTACGTCGCCTGGAACGTCGGGACCGCGCTCGGGGCGGTGGTCACGGCCGCGGTCCCCGACCCGAGGTCGGCGGGGCTCGACCTGGTGTTTCCGCTGACGTTTGCGGCGCTGCTGGCGCCGCTCCTGCGCGGTCCAGCGAACCGGCAGGCGGCCGCGGCGTCCTTCCTCGCGGCGCTGGTGAGCGTGCCGAGGCTGCCGGGCGGGGCCGGGTTTGTGGTGGCCACGGTGCTCGGGATGCTCTGCGGGCTGCGGGCGCATGACTGA
- a CDS encoding S9 family peptidase, whose protein sequence is MPTPTPRALRPDDLISIKAVADAQLSPDGGAVAYTRTEMAVEEDGYRSTIWTVPVGGGDPVQLTRGPKRDSAPRWSPDGTWLAFLSDRDGARAEMYLMPARGGEPRKLSAPGDVSSPAVWSPDGTRIVLAARVPNEPPPADPAAQARWAERPKVVTKAHYKSDGQGYIGGATSSLFVLSVHGGTPTQVTRGEGDAVAPAWSPDGSRIAFSRARGGVADFNVCDIWVMDADGGDARRVTENVGRATSPSWSPDGAWIVCYGTDMQEPGMGDPMVRVWLVPTTGGPPRRLTEGDDRQVVLVARPAVTPGAVWAPDGDSVTFLAADSGNIHIVRARVGGGSVRTVVGGERQVMSASAVPGPGRIAFVATDPQLPSDVYACRWDGSEERRLTATNDAVLSQLALPRVERRTIASPHGGVVEGWLIRSKAGSAPAPLLLDIHGGPASFHGNQFPLGYFYRYVLASRGWAVLALNPVGSGSYGKAFAHAARGRWGERDLPEQLAGVDALVSEGIADPDRLAVAGYSYGGFMAAWTITHTHRFKAGVVGAPVTNLESFHGTSDIGMWFTPWEMDGELIAHRERYRRLSPINYVDRVRTPTLILHGEADDRCPIGQGEEFFIGLISEGRVPAEFVRYPGESHLFLGNGRPSHRIDFTRRVVEWVERYVIGAGRA, encoded by the coding sequence ATGCCCACCCCCACACCGCGCGCCCTGCGCCCCGATGATCTGATCTCGATCAAGGCCGTGGCCGACGCCCAGCTCTCGCCCGACGGAGGCGCGGTGGCGTACACGCGGACCGAGATGGCAGTGGAAGAGGATGGGTATCGCTCGACGATTTGGACGGTGCCGGTCGGGGGCGGGGACCCGGTTCAGCTGACCCGAGGCCCCAAGCGGGACAGCGCCCCGCGCTGGTCTCCCGACGGGACGTGGCTGGCTTTTCTCTCCGACCGCGACGGTGCCCGCGCGGAGATGTACCTGATGCCCGCCCGGGGCGGTGAGCCGCGGAAGCTCAGCGCGCCCGGAGACGTGAGCAGCCCGGCCGTGTGGTCCCCCGACGGCACGCGAATCGTGCTCGCGGCGCGCGTGCCGAACGAGCCCCCGCCCGCGGACCCGGCGGCCCAGGCGCGCTGGGCGGAGCGGCCCAAGGTCGTGACCAAAGCCCACTACAAGTCGGACGGCCAAGGGTACATCGGGGGCGCCACCAGCTCCCTGTTCGTGCTTTCGGTGCACGGCGGCACCCCCACTCAGGTGACCCGGGGAGAGGGGGACGCCGTGGCGCCCGCCTGGTCGCCCGACGGAAGCCGTATCGCCTTCAGCCGCGCGCGCGGCGGGGTCGCCGATTTCAACGTGTGCGATATCTGGGTGATGGACGCGGATGGCGGCGACGCGCGGCGCGTGACCGAGAACGTCGGGCGGGCGACGTCTCCCAGCTGGTCCCCCGACGGCGCGTGGATCGTGTGTTACGGGACGGACATGCAGGAGCCCGGGATGGGTGATCCGATGGTGCGGGTCTGGTTGGTGCCGACGACCGGCGGTCCGCCGCGGCGGCTCACCGAGGGGGACGATCGGCAGGTGGTGCTCGTCGCCCGACCCGCGGTCACGCCGGGGGCGGTGTGGGCTCCCGACGGCGACTCGGTGACCTTCCTCGCGGCCGACTCGGGCAACATCCATATCGTCCGTGCCCGGGTGGGCGGCGGTTCGGTGCGCACGGTCGTTGGCGGCGAGCGCCAGGTGATGAGTGCGAGTGCCGTCCCCGGCCCCGGCCGGATCGCGTTCGTGGCAACGGATCCACAGCTCCCGAGCGACGTCTACGCGTGTCGGTGGGACGGCTCGGAGGAGCGGCGGCTGACGGCTACGAACGATGCCGTCCTCTCGCAGCTGGCGCTGCCCCGCGTGGAACGTCGGACCATCGCCAGCCCGCACGGGGGCGTGGTGGAAGGATGGCTGATTCGGTCGAAGGCCGGGAGCGCGCCGGCGCCGCTCCTGCTGGACATCCATGGCGGCCCCGCCAGTTTCCACGGCAACCAGTTCCCGCTCGGCTACTTCTACCGCTACGTCCTTGCCTCCCGCGGGTGGGCGGTGCTGGCGCTCAACCCGGTCGGGTCCGGATCGTACGGCAAGGCGTTCGCCCATGCCGCCCGAGGGCGATGGGGGGAGCGCGATCTCCCCGAGCAACTGGCCGGCGTGGACGCGCTCGTCAGCGAGGGGATCGCGGATCCGGACCGACTGGCCGTGGCGGGGTACTCGTACGGCGGCTTCATGGCCGCGTGGACGATTACCCACACCCACCGCTTCAAGGCGGGGGTGGTCGGTGCCCCGGTCACGAACCTCGAGTCCTTCCACGGGACCTCGGACATCGGCATGTGGTTCACGCCGTGGGAGATGGATGGCGAGTTGATCGCCCACCGTGAGAGGTATCGGCGTCTCTCGCCCATCAATTACGTCGATCGGGTCCGGACCCCGACGCTGATCCTGCACGGGGAAGCCGACGATCGTTGTCCGATCGGCCAGGGCGAGGAGTTCTTCATTGGGCTCATCTCCGAGGGCCGGGTGCCGGCGGAGTTCGTGCGGTATCCCGGAGAGAGCCACCTCTTCCTCGGCAACGGTCGCCCCAGTCACCGGATTGACTTCACGCGGCGCGTCGTCGAATGGGTGGAGCGCTATGTGATTGGCGCGGGTCGCGCCTGA
- a CDS encoding serine hydrolase: protein MAGQLYERIHGIAARLDGMMGVYIRALPSGEEIALNADQPFQMASVFKVPLLVELMSQVEAGRRSLEERVTLTDDMKVPGSGVLKELSAGTPLTIRDLATLMIIISDNTATDILLGLVTKDAVNARLRSCGLPRTTVAMGCRELLNDLVGLGGAPDSPETRRQAVDRLRKRELDPHCRVYHDVQANMATPREMGMLIGHIVGPTLGNGRGGAGPLPVAVSRQVLGIMRRQQVRDRLPLLLPLAIEIAHKTGSLARVSNDAGVLYAPKSPCIVTVFTRDLADDLAGRMAIAEVGRALYEAYA from the coding sequence ATGGCCGGTCAACTGTACGAGCGCATTCATGGGATCGCGGCACGGCTCGATGGGATGATGGGGGTCTACATTCGCGCGCTCCCCTCCGGGGAAGAGATCGCCCTCAACGCCGATCAGCCGTTTCAGATGGCGAGCGTGTTCAAGGTGCCGCTGCTGGTCGAGCTGATGTCCCAGGTGGAGGCGGGACGGCGGTCCCTGGAGGAGCGGGTGACCCTGACCGATGACATGAAGGTGCCGGGGTCGGGCGTGCTCAAGGAGCTCTCCGCCGGCACCCCCTTGACCATCCGCGACCTGGCGACGCTGATGATCATCATCAGCGACAACACCGCAACCGACATCCTGCTCGGGCTCGTGACCAAGGACGCGGTGAACGCCCGCCTCCGATCGTGCGGGCTGCCCCGGACGACGGTCGCCATGGGCTGTCGGGAGCTCCTCAACGACCTCGTCGGCCTGGGGGGCGCCCCCGACTCGCCGGAGACCCGACGGCAGGCGGTTGATCGTCTCCGGAAGCGGGAACTCGATCCGCACTGCCGCGTCTACCACGACGTACAGGCCAACATGGCCACACCCCGCGAGATGGGAATGTTGATCGGACACATCGTCGGCCCGACCCTCGGCAACGGCCGCGGCGGGGCCGGGCCGCTGCCGGTAGCGGTCTCGAGGCAGGTGCTCGGCATCATGCGGCGTCAGCAGGTGCGCGACCGACTTCCGCTGTTACTGCCGCTGGCGATCGAGATCGCGCACAAGACCGGCTCGTTGGCCAGGGTGAGCAACGACGCCGGGGTGCTCTACGCGCCGAAATCACCGTGTATCGTCACGGTGTTCACGCGGGATTTGGCGGACGATCTGGCGGGCCGCATGGCGATCGCCGAAGTGGGACGGGCCCTCTACGAAGCCTACGCGTGA